In Gemmatimonadota bacterium, a single window of DNA contains:
- the gmk gene encoding guanylate kinase, giving the protein MRGARPFPLVVAAPSGAGKTSLARALLEARSDLVFSVSVTTRERRPHETDGVDYTFVDDDEFDALIEAGELVEWAVVHDARYGTTRRAIQSALDDGRVVVLDIDIQGAKAIRERFEEAVLVFVLPPSGDELARRLAGRGSEAEAERRRRLRNARDELPSAPGFDYVVVNDDFDAGVAALGAIVDAELRRVPRQAALEEALRRIDTQIAGILEED; this is encoded by the coding sequence GTGAGGGGCGCGCGTCCGTTCCCGCTGGTGGTCGCCGCGCCCAGCGGCGCCGGCAAGACGTCGCTCGCACGGGCATTGCTCGAGGCGCGCTCCGATCTGGTGTTCTCGGTGTCGGTGACCACCCGCGAGCGGCGTCCTCATGAGACCGACGGCGTGGACTACACGTTCGTGGACGATGACGAATTCGACGCGCTCATCGAGGCCGGCGAACTCGTGGAATGGGCGGTCGTGCACGACGCCCGCTACGGCACCACCCGGAGGGCGATACAGAGCGCGCTCGATGACGGGCGGGTGGTGGTTCTGGACATCGACATCCAGGGCGCCAAAGCGATCCGCGAGCGGTTCGAGGAAGCCGTTCTCGTGTTCGTGCTGCCGCCATCCGGAGACGAGTTGGCCCGGCGCCTGGCGGGGCGGGGGAGCGAGGCCGAAGCCGAGCGCCGCCGCCGGCTGCGCAACGCGCGCGACGAACTCCCCTCGGCCCCCGGTTTCGATTATGTTGTCGTCAACGACGATTTTGACGCGGGCGTGGCCGCCCTGGGTGCGATCGTGGACGCGGAGTTGCGACGCGTCCCGCGCCAGGCGGCATTGGAAGAGGCCCTGCGCAGGATCGACACGCAGATCGCGGGCATACTGGAGGAAGACTAG